The Drosophila mauritiana strain mau12 chromosome 2R, ASM438214v1, whole genome shotgun sequence genome has a segment encoding these proteins:
- the LOC117138026 gene encoding sulfotransferase 1 family member D1, producing MRFQLPSRSVRSIVRPLEPPTHRVSKMPQSSFFAKSVPFEQIDKLAISGGYSSIFASSKPSVPVVGNWEQRFCRLADTFQPVLDRVYDFEVREDDVWIVTLPKCGTTWMQELAWLVINDCDFETAKSVDLTHRSPFLEFNGVVPNVPHDTIAAANALPSPRLIKSHLPAWMLPRQIWSKRPKIIYVYRNPKDAAISYFHHWRGMVGYQGTKSDFMHSFIDGYVNFTPCWPHILDFWQLRHEPNIFFTSYERMKGQLGQVISEVAQFLERSVSQEQIEQMQRHLSFESMRDNPACNHVKEFESMKAAAGREVEEFRFVRRGVVGSHKDELTADIIREFDLWSDSNLRDFKLNMDDFANYSKFASA from the exons ATGCGGTTTCAACTGCCGAGCCGATCAGTTCGATCAATCGTTCGCCCACTTGAGCCACCTACCCACCGCGTATCGAAGATGCCCCAGTCGAGCTtctttgccaagagcgtgccCTTCGAGCAGATCGACAAGCTGGCCATCAGTGGCGGCTACTCCTCGATCTTCGCCAGCAGCAAGCCGTCGGTGCCGGTGGTCGGGAACTGGGAGCAGCGCTTCTGCCGCCTGGCGGACACCTTCCAGCCGGTCCTGGATCGGGTGTACGACTTCGAGGTGCGAGAGGACGACGTGTGGATTGTCACGCTGCCGAAGTGCGGCACCACCTGGATGCAGGAACTAGCCTGGCTGGTGATCAACGATTGTGACTTTGAGACGGCCAAGAGCGTGGATCTCACGCATCGATCGCCCTTCCTTGA ATTCAATGGCGTGGTTCCCAACGTGCCACACGACACCATCGCCGCAGCGAATGCCCTGCCTTCGCCGCGCCTGATCAAGTCCCATCTGCCCGCCTGGATGCTGCCGAGGCAGATCTGGAGCAAGAGGCCCAAGATCATCTACGTGTACCGCAACCCGAAGGACGCGGCCATCTCTTACTTCCACCACTGGCGCGGAATGGTGGGCTACCAGGGCACCAAGTCGGACTTCATGCACTCCTTCATCGACGGCTATGTGAACTTCACGCCCTGCTGGCCGCACATCCTGGACTTTTGGCAGCTGCGCCACGAGCCCAACATCTTCTTCACCAGCTACGAGCGGATGAAGGGCCAGCTGGGTCAGGTTATCTCGGAGGTGGCCCAGTTCCTGGAGCGCAGTGTCAGCCAGGAGCAGATCGAGCAGATGCAGCGACACCTCTCCTTCGAGAGCATGCGCGACAATCCCGCCTGCAACCACGTCAAGGAGTTCGAGAGCATGAAGGCGGCTGCCGGCAGGGAGGTGGAGGAGTTCAG GTTCGTTCGCCGCGGAGTCGTGGGCAGCCACAAGGATGAGCTCACCGCCGACATCATCCGAGAATTCGATCTCTGGTCGGACAGCAATCTGCGGGATTTCAAATTGAACATGGATGACTTTGCCAACTACAGCAAATTTGCGTCCGCGTAA